The proteins below are encoded in one region of Streptomyces marianii:
- a CDS encoding DUF2637 domain-containing protein produces the protein MQLTRTHRILIGVVVAGAVIIAAIGFAGSYAAVRELAEKKGFGRFSLVFPIGIDAGICVLLALDLLLTWIRIPFPLLRQTAWLLTAATIAFNGAAAWPDPLGVGMHAVIPVLFVVSVEAARHAVGRIADITADKHMEGVRLTRWLLSPVPTFRLWRRMKLWELRSYEQVIKLEQDRLIYQARLQARFGRAWRRKAPVEALMPLRLAKYGVPLAETAPAGLAAAGIEPQLLPPQPAAPELEPTGPARAQGPVVAAGEEPSQWFATPQQVQYKGDYDPDYEPATYVPGPDHRAWYDEQPQRIPVPQPRAAEPGPVPQPQASEPEPVPVRTQAPEPTFPVPNGAGGMRPLGEGVQDALPSDENLYQVFRRSIEGEGMPTPGAFASNVEAAYGLHLQPRELNQYMDRFTTRFNNELMEDHIA, from the coding sequence ATGCAGCTGACACGCACGCACCGCATACTCATCGGCGTGGTGGTCGCCGGTGCGGTGATCATCGCCGCGATCGGTTTCGCCGGGTCGTACGCCGCCGTGCGCGAGCTCGCCGAGAAGAAGGGCTTCGGCCGGTTCTCCCTGGTCTTCCCCATCGGCATCGACGCGGGCATCTGCGTACTGCTCGCACTCGACCTCCTGCTGACCTGGATCCGCATCCCCTTCCCCCTGCTGCGCCAGACTGCCTGGCTGCTCACGGCGGCGACGATCGCCTTCAACGGCGCGGCCGCCTGGCCCGACCCGCTCGGCGTCGGCATGCACGCCGTCATCCCCGTCCTGTTCGTGGTGTCCGTCGAGGCCGCCCGCCACGCGGTGGGCAGGATCGCGGACATCACCGCCGACAAGCACATGGAGGGCGTGCGCCTCACCCGCTGGCTGCTCTCCCCGGTGCCGACGTTCCGGCTGTGGCGGCGGATGAAGCTGTGGGAGCTGCGCAGTTACGAGCAGGTCATCAAGCTGGAGCAGGACCGGCTGATCTACCAGGCCCGGCTGCAGGCCCGCTTCGGACGGGCGTGGCGCCGCAAGGCCCCGGTCGAAGCCCTGATGCCGCTGCGGCTCGCGAAGTACGGCGTGCCGTTGGCGGAGACCGCGCCGGCGGGCCTGGCCGCGGCCGGCATCGAGCCGCAGTTGCTGCCGCCGCAGCCCGCGGCACCGGAGCTGGAACCCACCGGGCCCGCACGGGCGCAGGGGCCGGTGGTGGCCGCCGGGGAGGAGCCGAGCCAGTGGTTCGCCACCCCTCAGCAGGTGCAGTACAAGGGCGACTACGACCCGGACTACGAGCCGGCCACGTACGTCCCGGGGCCGGACCACCGGGCCTGGTACGACGAGCAGCCGCAGCGCATCCCGGTGCCGCAGCCGCGCGCGGCCGAGCCCGGACCCGTCCCGCAGCCGCAGGCGTCGGAGCCCGAACCGGTGCCTGTCCGGACTCAGGCGCCGGAGCCGACGTTCCCGGTGCCGAACGGGGCGGGCGGCATGAGGCCGTTGGGTGAGGGCGTGCAGGACGCCCTGCCTTCGGACGAGAACCTGTACCAGGTGTTCCGGCGCTCGATAGAGGGCGAGGGCATGCCGACGCCCGGCGCCTTCGCGTCGAACGTCGAGGCCGCGTACGGGCTGCACCTCCAGCCCCGTGAGCTGAACCAGTACATGGACCGGTTCACGACCCGCTTCAACAACGAACTGATGGAAGACCACATCGCGTAG